TTCTCTTATATAATCAGTCAATCAGATAGCATAGCACATAGCTACTGCATAGTATAGTTCACAACATAGCACAATATATTGAGATTGACATAGCACATAGCAGTCCACAAATCACAACAATAAACTATAGAGTTTAAGTTCTACTTAAAGTTCTATTACATCGCAATAACATAACAATTTCAAATTTAGGAAACGATAATTCATGAAGGAGATAACAGGCTGGCACGCTGCAACTCCAAGTTCATCCTCCACCAATCCAACTAGGCTTCTTCATCCTCATTGGCTTCAACTTCATTCTCCTGAATATCAACCTCTACGTCTCCAAAAGACACGGCTTGCAACTCAGGCTCATTGAGAGAAAGGTTAGCCACTTCAAGAATGCCTAAACCACTAAGAGAGTCAAAAGAATCTCCTCCCACATCCCACATCCTTGATTCTCCTTTCTTGTATGCATCGGTTCTTCTAGAGAGATGTCTCAGATTTGAATGCACATGGACCAAATCTTCAGCACGCTCTGGAGTTAAGGCATTTCTTTTAACACTATGGATGAAGCTATAAGTACTCCAATTCCTCTCACAGCAAGAAGATGAGGCTGGTTGGCTAATCAATCTAATGGCCAAACTCTGTAATAGAGGAATATATTGTCCATGATTTGACCACCAAGTCATTGGATCACAAAGCCATCTATCAAGAATTGAATCATGATCATTGAATTCCTCGGAACAAGTTGAGAATCTTGCGTATTCTTCTTTCACTTTTGTTAATTCTTCTTGTATGGGAAAGAACTTCTTGAAGCAATCCATCCTCATTTTTGATACCTCAATATCCTTGTGTGGGGGTACACGGCCAACACCTCCATCGAGCCAATTTTTGCTATAATATCTACAATGTTAGCATCAAGCAAAAGGTTAAAAGTTGTATAGCTTGGTcacttgaaaaaatatataaacataaGCAAGTACAAGACAGCAAGAAAAGTGTAATCATAGGTAGATAACCTTGGATTAAGTGAATGAGCCAAACAATGAAGTGGATTATTGCCTTTTGTCCATCTATCAATCAATATTTTATGAATAACCGAGAACAAATTAGATTCCTCATTTTGTTCATTCCCTTCCCATAGATATATCTCTTTCTTCACTTTCTCAATCATTGAATCCCACATCTCATAAATCAGATGAAGACATGGTGTGTCGGTGTCTGCAACACGTATCATATCATAGATAGGTTGAGTAAAGTTGAGAATGAACTCTACATTGCCCCACCACACATCACTAAGTATCTTCTCTTTGACATGAGCAGCAATTTGAGCATCATCTTTGTAGTGATCCCATTGCTCACTAATTACCATGCTTTGAAGAGGCCTCTTTACCTCCATAAGCCGTTGTAACATACACACAACTGAGGCAAATCTTGTTTCAGCAATAGCAAGTAACTTCAAATGGCTAAACTCATTAAATATTGAAAGTCGCATGCCATGATTCATGATGAAATTCTTGATCATTTGAGCTTCAGTTTTAACATTTGTTATAAATTCAAGTGTGCTCCAAGCAAAAGCCTCTTCATCATTTTTCGGCTGTTTAGGCTCACAAATATTCTTCAAAGCAAGATTGAGTGTGTGTACAACACATGGTGTCCAAAATATGGTATTATATTCAGCTTGCACAAGTATACCCGCACCTTTGCAATTTGCAGCATTGTCAGTGATGACTTGTACCACATTATGTCGACCAACTTCTTCAATAACAGACCTCAGCTTGGCAGCAATGTATTCTTTTGTCTTCACATCGCCTTCACAATTATCAGCCTTCAAGAACATAGCTACTTTCCCAGAAATTGCAACATAGTTAATGAGCGGCCGTCTCTGCGGATCTGACCAGCCATCAGCACAAATTGTCACTCCCTTCTCACTCCATGTGCTCTTTGTACTCTCCAATAATGTGTCAATGTGAGCCCTTTCTTGCTTGAGAAGGGTAGTCCTTAACTTGTTGTACCCCGGCATTTTATAACCCTTCAAATCATTGCTGCAAGCATAGGTAAATGCTTCTTGAATGTatggatttcttgcaaaattgaaaCAGATCCCTACAAAAACAATAGAATTAGCACAAGTAATGGTCTTGAAAAATTGCAGCTGTAGTTGACCAATGAATATGTGTTGCATTGCAATTGCATACCTCCTGAATAAAATGCTCTTGCAATTAAAGCATCCATGTGCTTGCGCTGGTCCATTTTCCAAGCTTTCTCTAGTGCAGAAGGAGGTCCACTCCGCTTTTTCTTATTGCTATTGGATGAAGAAGTAGGCAAGGACACAGTTCTTTGTTTTGATCTTTCTAATTGTTCTTTAGCAGCTGCAACTTCTCTCCTCATTTGGCTAAGTTCATCTATTGTCACCTTCGGGCACATACTGATTCCCTTGTTGGACTTTTTCAGCAAGTGAGCTTCCACTCTAGTGTAGCTACAAATTTTTTCAATTGAACAATAATTGCATCTCCATCTAGCATTGCCTCCACCTGCAGCTGGTTTCTCTAAAATTGTGACATGATCCCACAGTGGAGCCTTGAGGTCAGTAATGGATCGAGCAGGAGCACTTGAGGttgcaccaccaccactactaGAAGTTGCCATCTGAATTTAAAGTGAACAATTGAGTataatgtgctaatctatactATATTGGTCTGAATTTAAAGGTTTGAATTTAAAGAGAACATCAGAACAATTGAGTataatgtgctaatctatactATGCTGGTCTGAATTTAAAGATATTTGAGTAGCATATCTATATGTATACTGGTCTAAACAGTCAAAAAGGGAAGATAAGTGCTAACCAAGATAAGTGAATCGGGTGCTCACTGCTCAGTGCACAAAATGAGTACTGCAACCACTATTTTTACAGCAGATAAGAATAAGCTTGAATCGAATTATTGAAGCAATACATATATGAGCAATAGGAATCATACGATGGCTCACAGGCCTCTGGAGTTGATGAAATCCGCGCACCGCGCTCGCCTTCCCCGACTGCCGAATCGCGCACTCCAAGTCCAACGGCAAGCAGCGAGCCTGACCTGTCGGCTGTCGTCCTCCTCCGCCTGCTGCGCTGCAAAGTCGATGCTCCGTCGCCCGCCGTCCTCCTTTCGCTTCCTCGGCCTCTGCGGGGGCGTCGGAGGTCGGACTTGCCGAACTTGGCTGTGCACGGGGCCGGCGCGCGGCAAATCCGCAGCCCCGCTGGCTCCGCGAGGGGCAGGGCCAGATGCCGGCACGTAGTCGCCGGTCGCAGCAAAGCGGCGGCGCGCCGGGGCGTTCCTTCTGGTGGCGTGTGCTGGATGCTGTCGCCGGCGCGGTGCTTCGGATGGACGAGAGAGAGTTCGAGAGGCGGCTGTGGAGTGTGGAGTAGCCGATTAGGTCATGGAATCAGATGCCATCTTGGGCCGGGCCGTATCACTCGCGTATCGACTACGTATCGCCCAGGTATCCGAAATTGATTGATTTATTTAATTTCCGATACTCCACGGATACGTATCGGTGCCGTATCCACTGCGTATCCGTATCGGATACGGTGTCGGATACGGATACGCCTGTTGCACCATGTATCCGTGTTTTCCAGCCATGCACACATGCTACCCTCATAGGCATTCCTGCTCTTTATAATGTAATGATGGATTTGGTGCTTCTGTTCTTTTAGGGGTTGTTTGCATCTCAAAAACTATCAAAACTATATTTGGTTAACAACCTAAAAACCTTGTCTTGTTAAATCTAGGATAAACTAGGAGTAACAAAAACCGGTTTTGCTAAAACtcgcatcatgaaacaaaacacctacccattttttttttcttccgaaagCCTGTTTTGGCTGAACAGTATTTCACTAAATGCGATCTGAAGCAAATTCTGAGTATTAAACAGCCACTTAATTCTTTTGATCGTTGTGAACTGTTTCATTTTTTCACAGATGCAGTCTATGCTAAGTTAGGCTGGTGTCTTGTGTGTTTTAATTATGGTGGTAGATGTTACTTATTCCTTGTGAATTTGCAGTTTCAGTGCACTCCGTCTCTTTGTTGAAGATTTTGAGTTCTATTTGGAACACACAATTGCCCAATTTTTGTTTAAAGAGAACAAAGTAAATCATGGAATGATGCTAAATTTCAGGTTTACAGCCACTCATTGTTGCCCCATTACATTATGTTCAAGAGAAATTGTCATCATTGGAGTCAACAGAGACACCCAAGGAGGATGCCAATGACAGAGAACCTGGTGAAAGTGAAGTTTCCAGCACAACACTGGATGAGAAGGCTGAAGCAATAACTGATGACTCAAGGCAAAATCACAGAACAGCTGTTGGCAGCCATGTTTCATTTAGAATTCCTATAGATCCTGTACACAAGGAGGCTTTCTCTATATTGAAGAAGCTACAGGtactttaaaatttttaattatGGCCTACCATGATTTAGCTTGTTAAGATATCTCAAGTTCTCAACTTTGCGGAAGGATTTCATTATGATTTGATTTGTACCTAAGCTGCTACTCCCTCTACATCTTATTCCCATATAGCATAGTTACATGGTTGCATATTGGCTTGATTACGGCTTTATGGAGTTACCTTTTAGGGgcttatagttttttttaacacaGGGCCATATATTTCTTGAAGTTAACTGATACGCTACTACATAAAATGTTTTATGCTACCTTCTCTATGCTGTTTCATCTCTAAGCAGCTCCAATTTCATATTATCTTTGATGTGGAAAATAGTTTTTCCCTGCATCTATAGATGTTCTTTTTTTAGTTCGACGGTGCATCTTCTTAGGACAAGAGTTCATTTGTGTCGTCTGACACTTGATTATATAAAGGTCAACTAGCATGATCCCTTAAAAGTGGTTTGCACTTATTACTATGTTTGGCTGTTTCATAAATCTCTTGAAAGTGCTTTGCACTTATTATCGTGTATGGCTTTTTCAATGGTCATGCATGCTTTGTATGTTGTGAATTCTTTCCCCATGACTTATTAATGTAACTGTCTTCTGTGAGAAACCATGTTGTTAGTAAAGAAATGTTTTAATTGCGTTTCCTCATTTACTTTGCCCGCTCAGATACTTGAGAAAGATGTTAGCCCCAGTGATTTTTGTACTCGGAGGGAATATGCAAGATGGTTTGTTAAGTTATGCTCAAAGTTTGAGAGGTAATGAGGAAAGATAgtacaaaaaaatataaaaactatGCATGCTATTTCATTATTAGCTTCTTCATGTTACGTTCAATTTGTAGAAAAAGGACGCAAAGGATCGTTCCTGATAAGTTAACATCTGCCTCAGTCCAAAGTGCCTTTGATGATGTCAATTTTGATGACCCAGATTTCTTGTATATCCAATGTAAGTTCCATTGTTTGTTGTAAGGCCATTAAAGCCAGAAAATTATCTTACGTTTCAGAGACAAGCTTCACTACCTAATCATTCTACCCTGAATTTGCCAATGTAACCTGCAGCGATGCTTTTCTGAGATACACAtttcctttatttatttttcatgacaCTAGCTTCCATTAGACTTCCAGATGTGGTAGTCGAACAGCACTGACAATGTAAGATCTAATTTTCTTAATTGGTGATGGACAGCTTTAGCTGAATCTGGTATTGTACTTAGTAAGCTGTCAAACTCCTTGGAAACATCGACAAATGGCTCTCCTAGTTGCAAGGGAAATTCCATGTTCCTACCTGATAGGTACCAGCCTAACATACAAAATTTTGTGGTCTTCTTTGTATTTGATAACTGAAATGTTATTCTCAGTTTTTATATTCTTTGTTGCGGTTGTAGTTATCTCTCTCGTTTCGATCTTGTCAACTGGAAAGTGCTTGTGGAGCATCCATGTACATTACAAATAGACCAAAAGGTACACATATCTTTTATCTTGTTATTTTGTGCTGCGACATTTTAGTTAGATGCTTTTGCTTCATTCTTTCTGTGAATCCTGACTCTGGTTACAGTCCAGATGCTGAGTCAAAATGTTCGCATTTTGGATTTGCGTGCTTGCCCAGATGTGTCTTCGTCCATGCTCATAGAGCTGATGGCCGGCGAAAATAGCATCGTAAATAGAGTTTTCGGTATGATTTGTTGATATTCTTCCTTCTATCTCTTCAGTTGCTTGCAAGACCCTCAATTTACTTAGGACTGTCTTTCTGTAACTTAAATTGCAATAGTAATATGGGCTAATGAGGaccttcttttaacattttgGTTGATCATTGTAGTGATTGGGAACTActtgtttttgcatatgttaGTGGTGTGTTTCGAGTTATGCTTCACTTTCACAATTCACATGTGGAAATATGAGCTTTTCTGTTCGTGTTATTTCCTTGTCAGTTACATTTCATCACTATTAAAATGGATTGAGTTGTACTACCGAGAACTGCTTTTAAGTATTTATTTCCATGTTATATTGTATCGAGTTAGGCCTCTATGTTCAGGTTATTGCTTTAACATGCAAATGTGACTTGTACCTTTTTCTGCATGATACTTGAGGTTACCATGGTAgctatttttaattatttttagtaACTCTTTTGAAAAACAATATGCTATGGAATAAACATGATCTTATCTGCCTTTGACATGTATGAACTTATCTATTAGTACCTGATCTGTTGCTCATACTATGTCTTACTCTGTTCTGGCCACTTGTGATAATGATTTATAATCTTGGTGATACCAATTGGTATGTGAGCAGATCAGCTATGTCTGTTTCAATGTGCTGTCCTAATTTTCTTTAAAATCATGGGATCTGATAGGAAATACTAGACGCCTTCAACCGCACAAACCTGTAACAAAAGCACAAGCAGCTGCTGCACTGACCTGTGGTCGAATGGAGGAAGCAATTCGTGATGAATTAAGCAGACTAGAAGTAGAAAATCAAGCCCACCTTTCTGCTATAGCTGAAATAATGGAAGAGTTAATTAGTAGAGGAGATATACAACAACGATGGGAGGAGAAGATGAAAAAGGAGCAAGAACGGGCTTTAGAAGCTGACAAGGACCTTCAACATGTTTTGCATGAGCTTGCAAATGAGAGGACAGATAGAGAAAGGGAACTAGCAGACCTATCGAAGGAAACCGCAGCTTTAGAGCACCAGAATCAGGAACTCATAAGTTTAAGGTCAGAAGTTGATGGCATGCATGATAGACTAGCAACTGAGAGTGCAGATGTCATGGTTGACCAGAAAACTTTGGAAAACCTGTTGTCTGACATGACCAGCAAGCATCAAGCTGTCAATGAAGCTAAATCATATCTTGAAGCTGAGAAGGAAGCTCTTACAATGCTAAGGTCTGTTTTTTATATGACCTTTCCTTTTTTGGTTATTGCACGTTTCTGCATGTTCAAAGTAATATGTAACACCTGTATTTGGTTATACTGTACCTAAGACACATGCATGACTTTTGGGTCAGAGCGGGCATGCAACTGAATCTGCATTCCTCCTTGTTTGTTTGGGTTACAACTTTTGAGAACTAGCGTTTTGCTGGCTGCATTGAGAAGCCATAGGCTGGAAAGCCAGGCTACAGTCTGGCTGTTTCTTTGGTTAGCTGGTTGACCAATGATTAAATTGTAGTTGATATTCGAAATTTCTGGATTCTGAGTCTTAGAAAttctaatttgaattcaaaattcgaaaaatgcaaaaaagtCAAATAGCATGAAATAAAAGACTGAACATTTTGTTTTTTAGATAAGTGCCTATACAGTGAAGGAGAAGCTGAATCTAAAACCCATTACTTTTCTCTCATCTGCATGTGTAATGTTTAGGGGAATAAGGGCCTTAGGATGCGCTTCTGTTGCGAAAAATATGCCTACCACCTACACCAGTCTTGAAGGAGTGCTCAATATCATCAGTGACCTCTCTGTTATCCTAGCCGCTTGAATGTCAACACTCCGGCCTTTATATTTCTAAATTTTATTCTCATTTCTGTATCACCAACTAAGCAGCATCTATCTAGCCCTGGTAGTATGGAGCATTTCGAAAAGTTTCAAACTCAACTAACTGGTTCCCTGGTATTCTCGGagtagaagaaaagaaaagtaaatCTCTGTTAAAACTGATGTAATACATTGATTGTATTTCAGGTCTTGGGTGGAAGAGGAAGCAGCGCGTGTCCATGAACGAGCTGAGACACTTGAGAAGGCTGTAAGAAGGTGGCGAATCCCAGTGGATTGAGCCCTGCAAACTAAATAGGCGTTGCATCGGTGTATCGTTAAGGACTTGCTCAAATTGTTTGCATGTCTTTGGTTTCAGCACCTCTGCTGTCAGATTTGAATAATTCTCAGTACTATATAATGGTCGCCACCTCTTGTTATCTGAGATCGTCATTTTCCTTTGCTTCCTAGTGACTTGCTGTCATTCTGGGGCACGGTGGTACCTGTACACCTGGTTCCTTTTTGTTTTTGGCATTTAATGTAGATATCTTGTTGCCTTGGTGTCACTGGATCATTCCATGTACATATCATGGAAGCATGTTGTCCACAGTTCTAGTATGCAGTCGACATAAGCGAACTCATTTAGTAGCGATGGTGTAAGCTGATTTACGAAGGAAATAGTGCATTTGTCTTACTGAAGTAGTACAGAATCACCATCTGCGGCAGCatccttttttttaaattttttatgggAAGCTCAGAGCTTTCGTTAATGGTGATTGTTCAGACTACAAGCTATCTACGGCAGAAACTGCACATGCTGATTCGCAACAGCCGTTTGCCCTGGTTTCGATCACGGATCAGACGTAGCCCAGTAAAGAGAACGAGAGACCCGAACACAGGAAGGCTCATACTTTCTAGCCGGGTGACATGCGGGCCACCAGTTGCATAGTGCTCGTACGATGGACACCATGGTCCCTGGCTCCATATCTTTGTACTGAAGAAAAGGCACATAATTAAATATAGATAACATATGAAAAGTATCTTATTTGGtacttttcttattcttacTGAGTCACATGCGATGGCATGTGAACTTTATTATTGGGTACAACACAAGGTTATCTATCTAGAACGCAACACCAACAAAGGGTTGCTGGAAGAACACAGGCGAGGTTGCCATGGCCACCGGGTTGAACATGAATGGCAGCTGTATCGCCATCTCAGCCATCATCCTCAtatgctgctgttgctgcacCACCTGCCAGATGGCATCACAGTGGCATTGCGGCAGCATCATCATGTCCGGCGTCATCATTGGCTTCCAATACTGCTGAAACGGTAAGGCCAACGGTTGCTGCAGCATCATCATGGCCGGCGAGGCCAAGCTGCCCATGGTGAACGCTTGCTGTATCATGCAGTATTGCAAACATGGGTTCATGGCGCCCAGTGCCATCGTCCTTGGGTAGTCCTGCGGTAATACGGTGGCAGTAGTGGCACTTGCACAAAGAGCAAGGAGAGCAAACAGAGCAAACATCTTGGTTGCCATGGTGTTGAATTGCTTGCTTCCTCGAGAATGGTAAGATCTCCTTGTTGATATAATGGGTGAGGGTGATGGATTGAAGATTGATCGAGGTCCTATTTGTAGATGCATACATGCTGCAAACACCATGTAGATCAAATAAAATTTTTGGCCTTTGCAAAACTGAAAGTTTGAGGCTGGATAAGCTGGAGGTGACATGGCATTTGGTAGAATTTGGAGATTTCCTCAACCGTCTTTGGAAGAATATGATTGCCGCCACGATAATA
The sequence above is drawn from the Phragmites australis chromosome 10, lpPhrAust1.1, whole genome shotgun sequence genome and encodes:
- the LOC133930340 gene encoding uncharacterized protein LOC133930340 — protein: MAVAPYTLRLSLPPRHDAPLHPQLRPQLRRRAASKLAASWAPAGGDADDGVGGWWLPEQPVEQGNRPGFGRAIAVGLGASAAIGLAGLAWHSPSSMKCLQPLIVAPLHYVQEKLSSLESTETPKEDANDREPGESEVSSTTLDEKAEAITDDSRQNHRTAVGSHVSFRIPIDPVHKEAFSILKKLQILEKDVSPSDFCTRREYARWFVKLCSKFERKRTQRIVPDKLTSASVQSAFDDVNFDDPDFLYIQSLAESGIVLSKLSNSLETSTNGSPSCKGNSMFLPDSYLSRFDLVNWKVLVEHPCTLQIDQKMLSQNVRILDLRACPDVSSSMLIELMAGENSIVNRVFGNTRRLQPHKPVTKAQAAAALTCGRMEEAIRDELSRLEVENQAHLSAIAEIMEELISRGDIQQRWEEKMKKEQERALEADKDLQHVLHELANERTDRERELADLSKETAALEHQNQELISLRSEVDGMHDRLATESADVMVDQKTLENLLSDMTSKHQAVNEAKSYLEAEKEALTMLRSWVEEEAARVHERAETLEKAVRRWRIPVD
- the LOC133930030 gene encoding 10 kDa prolamin-like: MATKMFALFALLALCASATTATVLPQDYPRTMALGAMNPCLQYCMIQQAFTMGSLASPAMMMLQQPLALPFQQYWKPMMTPDMMMLPQCHCDAIWQVVQQQQHMRMMAEMAIQLPFMFNPVAMATSPVFFQQPFVGVAF